A stretch of DNA from Streptomyces rubradiris:
CCGATCCCAGCAGTTCGGACCTTCGCGATTTCGAACAGCTGTCGATCGAAGGCGACGCGGCGCTGGTCAAGGGGAACGCTGCCGACGCGTCCCTCCTTCTCGGGCGGGCGCTGAGTCTGTGGCGCGGCCCGGCCCTGGTGGACGTGCCGATCGGGCGGGTACTCCACGCGGAGATCATCGGCCTGGAAGAGCGCCGGATGCGGGTGCACGAACGACGCATCGTCGCCGACCTGCTCCTGGGCAAGCACTCCACGCTCATTCCGGAGTTGCAGATGCTGGTCACCCAGAACCCGTTCCACGAGAACTTCTGCGCCATGCTCATGTTCGCCCTGCACCGTTCGGGAGCCACCTGGCGGGCCCTGACCGTCTTCCGGGACTTCCGTGCCGGCCTGGTCGCGGAGCTGGGCGTCGAGCCCTCACCCCGCCTCCAGCGGCTGCACCGGGAGGTGCTGGAGAACACCACGGAGCTGTCGCTGCGCGCGTTCGACCTGCTGCCCGGCGCCGAGGACATCTACACGGGTGCGGTGAGCTACGGCTGACCCACCCCACCCGCCGAGGCCGGCGGACTCCCCCTGACGTCAGGGGGAGTCCGCCGGCCTCGGCCGTGCGGGGCGCGGAACGTCAGCCCGCGCTGGCGGCGACGCTCCGGGCACGGTCGAGCAGCGCCCGCGGCGTGTCGGTGTCGAAGAGCTCGTCGTCCGGGATGACGATGCCGAATTCGCGCTGCAGTACGGCCGCCGTCTCCATCACGGCCAGCGAGTCGAGGCCCAGATCCTCGAAGCTCCGGTCGAGGAGGTCGCCCTCCAGCCCGTCCTCTCCCTCGACGCCCAGCCCCCTGGCGATGATGCGACGGAGGTCGTCGATGGTGATGTCCTTGCTCATCGGTGATTCCTCATTCCCGAGTCGTGGTTGTGACAGGTCGCTCAGTCGCCCAGGGCGCTGACGACGATCGCCGCGTTGAAGCCCCACTTGCCGCGTGCCAGCACCAGGGCGTGCCGCACGGGCTGGTAACGGGGGCCACCGCGGACCAGGTCGATCCGGTAGTCGGCGGGGACCTCAGCGACGTTGGCGGTCGCGGGGATCACTCCGTCGCGGATGGAGAGCAGCGCGGCGACCACGTCCAGCGGACCGCCGCCGGAGTAGAGCCGGCCGCTCAGCGCCTTGGGGGCGGTCACAGGGACGCCGGACGGCCCGAAGACCGCCGCGATCGCCTCGGCCTCCTGCCGGTCCAGCTCGCCGACCCCTGCCGCGTCGGCGAAGACCACGTCCACCTCGCCCGGCGCCAGGCCCGCGTCCGCGAGGGCCAGTTCGACGGCCCGGCGCAGCGCCGGCGGGCGCGGGGAGCCGGGGGCGGGGTCGAAGGTGGAGGCGTACCCGGTGATCGCGCCGTACACCTGACCGGCGCCTCGGCGCTGAGCCGCCGCCAGGTCCTCCAGGACGAGGATCGCGCCGCCCTCGCCCGGGATGTAGCCGTCGGCGTCCGCGTCGAACGGCCGGTAGGCGGTGGCGCTCACCCGGCCGCCGGAGAGCTGGCCGGCCCAGCCCCACGGGTCCAGGGCGGAGTCCACACCACCGGTGACGGCGAGAGAGGTGCCCTGGCGGATGGTGCGCCGGGCGTGGCCGATCGCGTCCAGGCCGCCCGCCTGCTCGGCGACCAGCGCCTTGTTGGGCCCGCGCATGCCGTGCCGGATGGAGATCTGGCCGGTGTTGACGGCGTAGAACCAGGCGAACGACTCGTAGACGCTCACGTGCTCCGGCCCCTGGGACCACAGCTTCCGCAGTTCCCGGTGGGTGAACTCGAAGCCGCCCAGGGCGTTGGCGGTCACCACGGACATGTCGTAGTCGACCTGCTCCGACGGCTTCACCGCGGCGTCGGCGAGCGCCCAGTCGGCGGCGGCCAGGGCGAACCGGGTGGAGATGTCGGTCTGCGCCAGCAGGCGCGCGGAGATGTGCTCGGCGGAGTCGAAGTCCAGCACCTCGCCGGCCCGCTTGGCCGCGTACGGCGCGGGGTCGAACCGGGTGATCTCCGCGATTCCGTCCCGGCCATCCAGCGTGGCCTTCCAGAACTCCTCGGTGCCCAGCCCGTTGGGGGCCACCACACCGAGCCCCGTCACCACAGCGGTTGTCATCGCGTTCCTCCAGCCCGGTTCAGCACGACTGCGCTTTGGAATCCACCGAAGCCGCTGCCCACGCTCAGCACGGTGTCCACGCGCCGCTCGCGCGCGGTGACCGGCACATAGTCGAGGTCGCACTCGGGGTCGGCCTCGTGCAGGTTGGCGGTCGGGGGTACGACGTTGTTCTGGATCGCCAGCAGACTGGCGGCGATCTCGATGGAGCCGATGGCGCCGAGCGAGTGACCGACCATCGACTTGATCGAGCTGACCGGCGTCTCGTAGGCGTGCTGCCCGAGGCTGCGCTTCAAGGCGGCCGTCTCGTGCCGGTCGTTCTGCTTGGTGCCCGAGCCGTGGGCATTGATGTAGTCGAGGTCCTCGGGGTTCTTGCCCGCCTCGGCCAGCGCGACGCCGATCGCCTCGGCCATCTCACGGCCGTCCTTCTTCAGGCCCGTCATGTGGTACGCGTTGCCGCGGGTGGCGTAGCCGCTCACCTCGGCGTAGATGTTCGCGCCCCGCTCCCGGGCGTGCTCCAGCGTCTCCAGCACGAACATGGCCGAGCCCTCGGCCAGGACGAACCCGTTGCGGGAGGCGTCGAACGGACGCGACGCGTGTTCGGGGTCGTCGTTGTAGGTGGTGGTGGCCTTGATGGCGTCGAAGCAGGCGACGACGATCGGGGTGACCGGGGTGTCGGACGCCCCGGCCAGCATGATGTCCGCCGAACCCTCACGGATCAGCTGGACGGCGTTGCCGACCGCGTCGAGCCCCGAGGTGCAGCCGTTGGAGACCATCGTCACCGGGCCCTCGGCCCCGATCCGCCAGGCCAGCTCGGCGGGCATCGCCCCCGGCGTGAGGTAGTCGAACATGTGGGGGGACAGGTACTCGGGGCTCACCGTCCAGTGCCGCCCCATGTCGGACAGGATCTGGTACTCGACATCCAGGCTGGTGGAGGCGGCCACCGCGCTGCCCAGGCTGACGCCGACGCGGTGCGGGTCGAGACGGTCCACCTCCAGGCCGCTGTCCGCGATCGCGTCGTCGGCGCATACGGCCGCGAACTGCGTGGACCGGTCCATGCGCCGTATCTCCCGGGCGGTCAGCCCTTCGAAGACGGCGTCGAAGTCGCACTCCCCGGCCACCTGGGAGCGGTAGGGCGAGGGGTCGAAGAAGCTGATCCGCCGGGTGACGGTGCGGCCCGAACTCAGCAGGTCCCAGAACTCCTTGGTTCCGGATGCCCCCGGTGCGCGCACCCCGATTCCGGTGATCACGACACGACTG
This window harbors:
- a CDS encoding AfsR/SARP family transcriptional regulator; the encoded protein is MVLAPATDRLIETLELGVLGSLTVTVNGASIVPTARKPRQLLALLALRCGQVVPVATLVDEVWGNDIPRSSACVLQTYILQLRRLITRSLETDSGGCAKELIVTHFKGYQLLADPSSSDLRDFEQLSIEGDAALVKGNAADASLLLGRALSLWRGPALVDVPIGRVLHAEIIGLEERRMRVHERRIVADLLLGKHSTLIPELQMLVTQNPFHENFCAMLMFALHRSGATWRALTVFRDFRAGLVAELGVEPSPRLQRLHREVLENTTELSLRAFDLLPGAEDIYTGAVSYG
- a CDS encoding ketosynthase chain-length factor yields the protein MTTAVVTGLGVVAPNGLGTEEFWKATLDGRDGIAEITRFDPAPYAAKRAGEVLDFDSAEHISARLLAQTDISTRFALAAADWALADAAVKPSEQVDYDMSVVTANALGGFEFTHRELRKLWSQGPEHVSVYESFAWFYAVNTGQISIRHGMRGPNKALVAEQAGGLDAIGHARRTIRQGTSLAVTGGVDSALDPWGWAGQLSGGRVSATAYRPFDADADGYIPGEGGAILVLEDLAAAQRRGAGQVYGAITGYASTFDPAPGSPRPPALRRAVELALADAGLAPGEVDVVFADAAGVGELDRQEAEAIAAVFGPSGVPVTAPKALSGRLYSGGGPLDVVAALLSIRDGVIPATANVAEVPADYRIDLVRGGPRYQPVRHALVLARGKWGFNAAIVVSALGD
- a CDS encoding beta-ketoacyl-[acyl-carrier-protein] synthase family protein, translating into MSSRVVITGIGVRAPGASGTKEFWDLLSSGRTVTRRISFFDPSPYRSQVAGECDFDAVFEGLTAREIRRMDRSTQFAAVCADDAIADSGLEVDRLDPHRVGVSLGSAVAASTSLDVEYQILSDMGRHWTVSPEYLSPHMFDYLTPGAMPAELAWRIGAEGPVTMVSNGCTSGLDAVGNAVQLIREGSADIMLAGASDTPVTPIVVACFDAIKATTTYNDDPEHASRPFDASRNGFVLAEGSAMFVLETLEHARERGANIYAEVSGYATRGNAYHMTGLKKDGREMAEAIGVALAEAGKNPEDLDYINAHGSGTKQNDRHETAALKRSLGQHAYETPVSSIKSMVGHSLGAIGSIEIAASLLAIQNNVVPPTANLHEADPECDLDYVPVTARERRVDTVLSVGSGFGGFQSAVVLNRAGGTR
- a CDS encoding acyl carrier protein; this translates as MSKDITIDDLRRIIARGLGVEGEDGLEGDLLDRSFEDLGLDSLAVMETAAVLQREFGIVIPDDELFDTDTPRALLDRARSVAASAG